A region from the Pelobates fuscus isolate aPelFus1 chromosome 3, aPelFus1.pri, whole genome shotgun sequence genome encodes:
- the LOC134602013 gene encoding olfactory receptor 11L1-like, whose translation MENQTMVTEIILLGFHHLHSMRHLLFSIILVVYCLTISGNFLIIVLVSCCRHLHFPMYFFLTQMSISDILLTTCIAPHMLSIVNHDGGIISLKACITQYYFFAAFETSECFLLTVMSYDRYLAICNPLQYNSIMDHAFCIKLIVICWLLGFLMALLTAIPITQLVFCGPNIIDHFFCDFDPLLNLACSDTLIIHIEALFLSFVVLIIPFLMVMISYIYIALTISKMPSSSGKKKAFSTCSSHLTVVSIYYGTPISIYTVPTNEKSLSASRILSMFFTVVTPMLNPIIYSLRNNDIRDALKKINAHPFIIGNI comes from the coding sequence ATGGAGAATCAAACAATGGTCACTGAGATAATCCTATTGGGATTCCATCACCTTCACAGCATGAgacatttattattttctataattcTTGTTGTTTATTGTCTGACAATATCTGGAAATTTCCTCATCATTGTGTTGGTGTCATGTTGCAGACACCTTCATTTTCCAATGTATTTCTTTCTTACTCAAATGTCCATATCAGATATTTTGTTGACAACATGTATTGCACCTCATATGCTTTCCATCGTCAATCATGATGGAGGTATTATATCTCTTAAAGCGTGTATAACTCAGTACTACTTCTTCGCTGCTTTTGAGACTTCAGAATGTTTCCTGTTAACGGTGATGTCTTATGACCGATATTTAGCCATCTGTAACCCCCTGCAATATAACTCTATAATGGATCATGCATTTTGCATTAAATTAATAGTTATATGTTGGTTGTTAGGCTTTCTTATGGCTCTTTTAACTGCAATACCAATAACTCAGCTGGTATTTTGTGGACCTAATATCATTGATCATTTCTTTTGTGATTTTGATCCACTCTTGAATCTTGCTTGTTCTGATACCCTAATAATACATATAGAAGCTCTATTCCTATCTTTCGTTGTACTTATTATACCTTTCTTAATGGTAATGATATCATATATCTATATTGCTCTCACTATTTCTAAAATGCCATCAAGTAGTGGGAAAAAGAAAGCCTTCTCTACCTGCAGCTCCCATCTGACTGTTGTTTCCATATACTACGGGACTCCCATTAGCATTTACACAGTTCCAACTAATGAAAAATCATTGTCGGCAAGCAGAATACTGTCTATGTTTTTTACAGTGGTGACCCCAATGCTTAATCCAATAATATACAGCCTGAGGAACAATGACATCAGAGACgctttaaagaaaattaatgcacACCCTTTCATAATTGGGAAtatctga